In a genomic window of Syntrophorhabdaceae bacterium:
- a CDS encoding F420-nonreducing hydrogenase: MSDKPKLAICWFGGCGGCDEAIVDLNEDILKVTNAFDLVLWPVALDFKYHHIEAMQDGEITLSIINGSVRNSEHEELAHLLRKKSQFVLAFGACACFGGTPGMANMRSKEDIFQWVYENAPTIVNPKHNVPKTVTKVDGGELTLPDFYKQVFPLNRIIDVDYYLPGCPPPPNLIYNAVSAAIAGNLPPKGSTLAPRRALCDVCDRNKTKPDRLQIQKFHRIHEIEADPEKCFLAQGIICTGPATRSGCGEVCMKTNIPCRGCFGPVEGVADMGAKYLSALASLIEATTEEERKILTESIVDPTGYFYRFTTASSLLQKKRETSKKRGEVR, encoded by the coding sequence ATGTCAGATAAACCGAAATTAGCGATATGCTGGTTTGGCGGATGTGGAGGATGTGACGAGGCCATCGTTGACCTCAATGAGGACATACTGAAGGTGACAAATGCATTCGATCTGGTCCTCTGGCCCGTTGCGCTTGACTTTAAATACCATCACATAGAAGCGATGCAGGACGGCGAGATAACGCTCAGCATCATCAACGGCTCTGTAAGGAACTCCGAGCACGAGGAACTCGCCCACCTGTTACGGAAAAAATCACAGTTCGTGCTCGCCTTCGGCGCCTGCGCCTGTTTCGGCGGGACACCAGGGATGGCAAATATGCGCTCTAAAGAAGACATCTTCCAGTGGGTCTACGAAAATGCGCCTACCATCGTGAACCCGAAGCATAATGTCCCCAAAACGGTGACAAAGGTGGATGGGGGGGAGTTGACATTGCCTGATTTTTACAAACAGGTCTTCCCGCTGAACCGGATCATCGACGTTGATTACTATCTTCCGGGATGCCCTCCGCCGCCTAACCTCATATACAACGCGGTGAGCGCTGCCATTGCGGGGAATCTTCCCCCAAAGGGATCGACGCTTGCACCGAGGAGGGCCCTCTGCGACGTATGCGACAGGAACAAGACAAAACCGGATAGATTACAGATCCAGAAATTCCACAGGATACACGAGATCGAGGCCGATCCCGAGAAATGTTTCCTCGCCCAGGGCATCATCTGCACCGGGCCGGCAACACGCTCCGGTTGCGGCGAGGTCTGTATGAAGACCAACATACCCTGCAGGGGCTGTTTCGGACCTGTAGAGGGTGTCGCGGATATGGGAGCCAAGTATCTATCCGCCCTGGCCTCTCTCATCGAGGCAACTACCGAGGAGGAGAGAAAGATATTGACCGAAAGCATTGTTGACCCGACAGGTTATTTTTATCGGTTCACAACGGCTTCCTCTCTCCTGCAAAAAAAGAGAGAAACATCAAAAAAGCGTGGCGAGGTGCGATAA